The genomic stretch atgaTGTAAATATTATTGTTGGTGACTTCTCCCTGATGTTTGAATGGCAGGCATGAAGACGCGTGATTAGTGATCATTAATATTTTAATGAGAAATGAAGACACGTGATTAGTGATGATTCATATTTTGATGAGGCATGAAGACACGTGATTAGTGATCATTAATATTTTAACGAGGTATGAAGACACATGATTAGTAGTCATTAATATTTTAACGAGAAATGAAGACATGTGATTAGTGATAATTAATATTTTAACGAGGCATGAAGACACGTGATTAGTGATCATTAATATTTTAATGAGGCATGGAGACACGTGATTAGTAATCATTCATATTTAAACGAAAAATGAAGACACGTGATTAGTGATCATTAATATTTTAACGAGGCATGAAAACATGTGATTAGTGATCATTAATATTTTAACGAGAAATTAAGACATGTGATTAGTAATCATTaatattttaacaagaaatgaagACACGTCATTAGTGATCATTAATATTTTAACGAGGCATGAAAACATGTGATTAGTAATCATTGATATTTTAATGAGACATGAAGACACGTGATTAGTGATCATTGATATTTTAATGAGACATGAAGACACGTGATTAGTGGTTCATAATATTTTAATGACTACCGGAGCGACTAGGCTATATCTTCCATGCAACAACACTCATGCTTGTCCGCAGCAGCAGTGGGCGGGGCCATGACGTCATCCAAGAGTCACATGACACCACTGTGACCTCACAGCACCTGGACCGTCTTGGCTCTTGGTAGGTCAAAGGTCAACGTGCAGAAGGGTGGGGGGGCAGGGGTGTACCGTGCGCCAGCCAGCCAATCAGACGACAGCACAGGGTTAAGCCACGCCTCCAACGTCAAAGGCTGACTTGTTCTGTCTCGCTGCAGTTCTCTGCaacctccaccagggggcagtgttacACCAATCAACCTCCACCAGAGGGGAGTGTTACACCAGTTCTGTCTTGCTGCAGTTCTCTGCAACCTCCAGCAGGGGGGAGTGTTACACCAATCaacctccaccagggggcagtgttacACCAATCAACCTCCACCAGAGGGGAGTGTTACACCAGTTCTGTCTTGCTGCAGTTCTCTGCAACCTCCAGCAGGGGGGAGTGTTACACCAATCaacctccaccagggggcagtgttacACCAATCAACCTCCACCAGAGGGGAGTGTTACACCAGTTCTGTCTTGCTGCAGTTCTCTGCAACCTCCAGCAGGGGGGAGTGTTACACCAATCaacctccaccagggggcagtgttacACCAATCAACCTCCAGCAGGGGGGAGTGTTACACCAATCAGCTGCTGCGCACATCACAGCCTGCAACACACAACAGTACACACACCTCAGTACACTTTACAAACACTAAAatactacagtacacacacacacacacacatatatacatatatatatatacatgtatatatatatatatatatacatatatatatatatatatatatatgtgtgtaaatttatatatatacacacacacacacacacacacacacacacacacacacacacacacacacatatatatatatatatatatatatatatatcaatttacacacatttatatatatgtgtgtgtatatatatatatatatatatatatatatatatatatatcaatttacacacatttatatatatgtgtgtatatatatatatatatatatatatatatatataaatttacacatatacatatatatatatatatatatatatatatatatgtgtgtgtgtgtatatatatatatatatatatatatatatatacacacatatacacacacacacacatttatttatgtatatatatatatacacatatttatacatacatacatacatatatataatatatatatatataaaaatgtgtatatgtgtgtgtgtgtgtataaaaaatgtgtatatatgtgtatatatatatacacacatatatatacacatatatacacacacacacacacacacacacacacacacatatatatatatatattatatatatatgtataaatatgtgtatatttatatatatatatatatatatataaataaatgtgtgtgtgtatatgtgtgtgtatatatatatatatatatacacacacacacacacacatatatatatatatatacacatatatacatgtgtgtgtgtctgtgtgtgtgtgtatatatatatatatatatatacacatacatatatatatatatatatatacacacatatacacacacacacacatttatttatatatatatatttatacatacatacatacatacatacatacacatatatatacatatatatatatatgtgtgtatatatatatacacatatatatacacacacacacatatatatagattatatatatatatatgtataaatatgtgtatatatatatatatatatatatatatatatacatatatacacatatacatatagacacacacacacatatatacacacacacacacacatatattatatatatatgtataaatatgtgtatatatatatatatatatatatatatatatatatatatatatatatgtgtgtgtttttatcaaATAGACGTACGAGTGCTGCCGGAATTGCTAAGAAGGTTGTTTTCGTCAAATGAAcgtatgagtgctgccggcattgCTGTTGAGTTAAGTTGTCAAATGGACGTATGAGTGCTGCCAGCATTGATGTTGAGTTAAGTTGTCAAATGGACGTATGAGTGCTGCCAGCATTGCTGTTGAGTTAAGTTGTCAAATGGACGTATGAGTGCTGCCAGCATTGATGTTGAGTTAAGTTGTCAAATGGACGTATGAGTGCTGCCAGCATTGATGCAGATGTTAGAGAAGTCAGACCATCAGAATGTGGTTTCAGAAGGCTGACGTGCACGAAAGCTTGAGGTGTGATGAGAGCAAGATGGAGGTGTGGGAGtgtctgcatgagtgctgccaagtGTGCGTACCAGCAGGGCGTGCGAAGCGTCTCCTGGCCTCAGCTCGCTCGTCAGAGTCAAAGTACCAGACGGTGACGGCGTACCTGCACAAGTTGGACTGTCAACAACACGTCACCATGGCAACGCAGACATCAGCCGTGTCACCTGGCGGCGTAGGAAGGCAGCACCTCGTGAGGGTTCCTGCGGTCCGACCAGAACACCAGCAGGCGGTCAAAGTGCGGCTCGATGTCCACCGCGCACGACTTCCCGTCTGGAAAGATGCGCAGGACGCCGCCGTCTTCCTGTGGGACAACCATTTTTGTTTTGTCTGCCAGAGGTCAGAGGTCAGATggcgtggtgcgttcaaggacctggGCCTTCCAGTTCTTGTTGAGGTAGTAAATGCAGGTGATGCAGCGCCCGTCACTGTTGGGGTTGTCCACGTGCTTGACGTAGCCCGCACCGTTTCCCGGGTAACACGCCGCCATGgcctgcgcacacacacacacacacacacacacacacacacacacacacacacacaggtgcattgtgggtcatcaGTCAAACTAATTAGGTacaaacatttttatgagtgaaaacaaaacaacaacaaaaacttataatcgactgaTAGATCTGAAGGTGAActcgagatttaagtgttggaagtaaaaagaataaaatctaaaaaagtacgacttatttttaacattttaatgagtgggacccttttgggtccctaagaattgtagtgggatttttttttttttttttttttttttttactgtcatagaTCTAAAGGTGATCTCGAGATTTATGTGCAGAGAGTAgagataaataaaatacttttttttttttttttttaattataagtgggacccttttgggtcccccaagaattttaatgggatttttttttttttttttttttttttttttaaactgtcattgtttaaaaaataataatgaatcaaaacaatgttgtgatgaattattggcaaatttaaaaatattcaaatttgtaattttggggggaaaaaatacagcatattttgtgtgtttgccataaaaaaaaaacagttgtatttgccaaaaagtgcataaaacaaaacaaaatgtataaaaacttgTAATCGACATAGATCTGAATGTTggaagtaaaaaacaaacaaaaaaatctgacttatttttaacattttgatgagtgggacccttttgggtccccaagaattttactgggattttttttttttttttttttttactgtgagagATCTAAAAGGTGATttcgagatttaagtgttgagagtaaaaaaataaaaaataaaataaaaaaaacaattataagttgggtccccaagaattttagtgggattttttttttttgaactgtcattgtttaaaaaat from Nerophis lumbriciformis linkage group LG26, RoL_Nlum_v2.1, whole genome shotgun sequence encodes the following:
- the egln3 gene encoding prolyl hydroxylase EGLN3 isoform X1, with protein sequence MPLLDVVPDLERLAADRVVPALLERGFCCVDGLLGERAGDAVLEQVKDLHRTGAMDDGRLAGSGPAGPPAGVRGDKIAWVSGAERECDAISALLRRLDHVITVCARSLVGRSITERSKAMAACYPGNGAGYVKHVDNPNSDGRCITCIYYLNKNWKAQEDGGVLRIFPDGKSCAVDIEPHFDRLLVFWSDRRNPHEVLPSYAARYAVTVWYFDSDERAEARRRFARPAGCDVRSS